The following proteins come from a genomic window of Bactrocera dorsalis isolate Fly_Bdor chromosome 6, ASM2337382v1, whole genome shotgun sequence:
- the LOC125779135 gene encoding uncharacterized protein LOC125779135 isoform X3: protein MAEQIEMLTRCLASLTQIAAQNAAINQLTIRQRVEKDLRYVSPFEGIVKKLPSFIEAVDRVRKDYVGQEEIVFRVIYDLKIGGSAKNFLQINPPENWESCKTKLRQHYRPTKNQLMITKEISILKVNSIAELSKRLNEIVDDITEYSALSENGDTMRKIFSGMLIQRIKQLASGAFAYTVQSVTSLTEMANEIYKFIGLDEGNLNPYLKKGGNNFQANTKNNGVNNKNFYSGQYRSQNQNLSEQQYRPQSGQRQINLHRQQSNQTRQPRWQNRTNYSEQVRTNPNQYNYSQQQRNSVNSRQQVQNRGPEPMDVDTMSRRGDPQESNTNEEFFTNQPRNH, encoded by the coding sequence atggcagagcaaatagaaatgctaactcgatgcttggcatctttaacacagatagctgcacaaaatgcagcaataaatcaacttacaattaggcaaagagtcgaaaaagacttaagatatgtatctccctttgaaggaattgtaaaaaaattgccatCTTTCATTGAAGCAGTTGACAGGGTACGAAAGGACTATGTAGGACAGGAAGAAATAGTATTCAGggttatttatgatttgaaaattggtggatcagcaaaaaattttttgcaaataaacccacctgaaaattgggaaagttgtaaaactaaattaaggcaACATTATAGACCCACAAAAAATCAATTGATGATCACGAAAGAAATTTCGATTCTGAAAGTAAATAGTATAGCTGAATTAAGTAAAAGATTAAACGAAATCGTGGATGACATAACAGAATATAGTGCACTAAGCGAAAATGGTGACActatgagaaaaattttttcagggATGCTAATTCAGCGAATAAAACAATTAGCATCAGGGGCATTCGCATATACAGTGCAATCGGTCACATCATTAACGGAAATggcgaatgaaatttataaatttattgggtTGGATGAAGGCAATCTAAATCCTTATCTAAAAAAAGGGGGAAACAACTTTCaagctaataccaaaaataatggtgttaacaacaaaaatttttattcaggacAATATCGTtcacaaaatcaaaatcttTCTGAACAACAGTATCGTCCACAATCCGGACAACGTCAAATAAACCTTCATCGACAACAATCCAATCAAACAAGACAGCCTCGATGGCAAAATCGTACAAACTATTCAGAACAAGTTCGAACAAATCCAAATCAATATAATTATTCACAACAGCAAAGAAATTCAGTAAATAGTAGACAACAAGTACAAAATAGGGGACCAGAACCCATGGACGTGGACACAATGAGTAGGAGAGGTGATCCACAAGAATCAAACACGAACGAGGAGTTTTTTACAAATCAGCCTCGGAatcattaa